A portion of the Candidatus Krumholzibacteriota bacterium genome contains these proteins:
- a CDS encoding acetyltransferase, with the protein MKDLVIYGAGGFAREVAFLVDDINSASGLPVYRLVGYISDAPGDIGGRVGAYSVVGDLKWLQKGGRRLCCVFAIGTPSVVKRLSDHLAGKDGLEYPNLVHPSVVWNKDLITIGRGNIITAGSILMPDVTVGSFNIFNLKSSFGHDVKVGDCCVINPGSNISGNVSIGDRVLVGTGATILQGLSIGDEAVVGAGALVTKDVREGTTVFGVPARRIM; encoded by the coding sequence ATGAAAGATCTGGTAATATATGGAGCGGGAGGGTTTGCCAGGGAAGTCGCTTTCCTGGTAGATGATATAAATTCTGCTTCCGGCTTGCCAGTGTACCGCCTGGTCGGGTACATCTCGGATGCGCCAGGCGATATCGGCGGCAGGGTCGGCGCGTACAGTGTGGTGGGAGATTTGAAGTGGCTTCAGAAGGGGGGGAGAAGGCTTTGCTGCGTTTTTGCGATCGGGACTCCTTCGGTGGTAAAACGGCTCAGTGATCACCTCGCCGGGAAGGATGGTCTTGAATATCCCAATCTTGTCCATCCCTCGGTAGTATGGAATAAGGACCTCATCACAATCGGCAGGGGAAATATAATAACGGCAGGTTCGATATTGATGCCGGATGTCACCGTTGGATCATTCAATATCTTTAATCTTAAGAGTTCATTCGGGCATGACGTAAAAGTGGGGGACTGCTGCGTTATCAACCCAGGCTCGAATATCTCGGGGAATGTATCGATCGGTGACAGGGTTCTTGTCGGTACCGGAGCGACTATTCTGCAGGGCCTTTCGATCGGTGATGAAGCGGTCGTGGGAGCAGGCGCCCTGGTCACGAAAGATGTCAGGGAGGGTACGACAGTCTTTGGCGTGCCAGCGAGAAGGATCATGTAA